From the genome of Zalophus californianus isolate mZalCal1 chromosome 6, mZalCal1.pri.v2, whole genome shotgun sequence, one region includes:
- the SPATA7 gene encoding spermatogenesis-associated protein 7 isoform X6, whose translation MDGSRRAAVDCSVPLSMSASIKYADQQRREKLKKELARCERDLKLNKTAMQANSKNNSKSLFNTLQKPSGEPQDEDLLIGEVNGFSSFTRSPRSPVTSSERLHLNLPKSDKVLTNGTEKNSSSSVFNVDYTASGPRRACSGTSYGRGPKSTFPNTHRFQLVISKAPSGDLLDKHSELFSNRHLPFTPRTLKTEAKSFLSHYRYYTPAKRKKDFTDQRIEAETQTELSSFKSDFETVDIKNSTDSEENTKQASNCMTYDIKGKIAPLPLQGHDLPWDEIKDGTLQCSSPRAVCQYSLQLPPKRKLHSDEEELLYLSFIEDVTDEILKLGLFSNRFLERLFERHIKQNKHHLEEEKMRHLLHVLKVDLGCTSRENSVKLDDTDMLNLLDFEQAENSEENEDKSKHDTTIQQERQEYQKALDMLLSVPKDENESLSSPNEFFLPIYKSKYSEGVIIQQVNDETNLGPSVWDDKNPSVSDSLTVQETSVNVIEGDSDTEKAESSNELCCLSTELSPALQLHSVQGDSSHDMAGPTLKIMEMSIED comes from the exons ctgcAGTAGACTGCTCGGTTCCATTAAGCATGAGTGCCAGCATCAAAT ATGCAGACCAACAACGAAGAGAGAAACTCAAAAAGGAATTAGCACGATGTGAAAgggatttgaaattaaataaaacagcaaTGCAGGccaattctaaaaataattccaaGTCACTATTTAACACTCTACAAAAG CCCTCAGGAGAACCACAAGATGAAGATCTGTTAATTGGAGAAGTGAATGGATTTTCATCCTTTACAAGGTCACCAAGGTCACCAGTAACTTCTTCAGAGAGACTACACCTAAATCTACCTAAATCTGATAAAGTCCTCACAAATGGTACCGAGAAGAACTCCAGTTCCTCTGTGTTCAACGTGGATTACACTGCCTCTGGGCCCAGGAGAGCGTGCTCTGGAACTTCATATGGCAGAGGGCCCAAGAGCACATTCCCAAATACCCACCGGTTTCAGTTAGTTATTTCAAAAGCACCCAGTGGGGACCTTTTGGATAAACATTCTGAACTCTTTTCCAACAGACATTTGCCATTCACTCCACGCActttaaaaacagaagcaaagtCTTTCCTGTCACATTACCGATACTACACGCccgccaaaagaaaaaaagattttacagaCCAGCGGATAGAAGCTGAAACCCAGACTGAATTAAGCAG ctTTAAATCTGATTTTGAGACAGTTGACATCAAGAACTCCACAGATTCAGAAGAGAACACAAAGCAG GCATCTAATTGTATGACATATGATATCAAAGGAAAAATAGCTCCTTTACCCTTACAAGGGCATGACTTACCATGGGATGAGATTAAAGATGGCACACTTCAGTGTTCCTCACCAAG GGCAGTATGTCAGTATTCCCTGCAGCTTCCTCCAAAGAGAAAACTCCACTCTGA TGAAGAAGAACTGTTATATCTGAGTTTCATTGAAGATGTAACAGATGAAATTTTGAAACTTGGTTTATTTTCAAACag GTTTTTAGAACGCCTGTTTGAGcgacacataaaacaaaataaacatcatttGGAGGAG GAAAAAATGCGCCATCTGCTGCATGTCCTGAAGGTGGACTTAGGCTGCACATCCAGAGAAAACTCAGTAAAGCTGGATGATACTGATATGCTGAATTTACTTGATTTTGAACAGGCTGagaattcagaagaaaatgaagataaaagtaaACATGATACCACAATTCAGCAGGAACGTCAAGAATACCAAAAAGCTTTGGATATGTTATTGTCTGTACCAAAGGATGAGAACGAGAGCCTCTCTTCACCAAATGAATTTTTCCTGCCCATCTATAAATCAAAGTACTCAGAAGGGGTTATAATTCAACAAGTGAATGATGAAACAAATCTTGGACCTTCGGTTTGGGATGACAAAAATCCGAGTGTCTCCGACAGCTTAACGGTCCAAGAGACCTCTGTGAATGTCATTGAAGGGGATAGTGACACCGAAAAGGCAGAGAGTTCAAATGAATTATGTTGTCTTAGCACAGAACTCTCCCCGGCTCTTCAGCTTCACAGTGTCCAAGGTGACAGCAGTCATGACATGGCAGGACCAACTCTTAAAATCATGGAAATGAGCATTGAGGACTGA
- the SPATA7 gene encoding spermatogenesis-associated protein 7 isoform X3, with protein sequence MDGSRRVRATSVLPRYGPTCVFKGHLSTKSNAAVDCSVPLSMSASIKYLFSPSDADQQRREKLKKELARCERDLKLNKTAMQANSKNNSKSLFNTLQKPSGEPQDEDLLIGEVNGFSSFTRSPRSPVTSSERLHLNLPKSDKVLTNGTEKNSSSSVFNVDYTASGPRRACSGTSYGRGPKSTFPNTHRFQLVISKAPSGDLLDKHSELFSNRHLPFTPRTLKTEAKSFLSHYRYYTPAKRKKDFTDQRIEAETQTELSSFKSDFETVDIKNSTDSEENTKQASNCMTYDIKGKIAPLPLQGHDLPWDEIKDGTLQCSSPRAVCQYSLQLPPKRKLHSDEEELLYLSFIEDVTDEILKLGLFSNRFLERLFERHIKQNKHHLEEEKMRHLLHVLKVDLGCTSRENSVKLDDTDMLNLLDFEQAENSEENEDKSKHDTTIQQERQEYQKALDMLLSVPKDENESLSSPNEFFLPIYKSKYSEGVIIQQVNDETNLGPSVWDDKNPSVSDSLTVQETSVNVIEGDSDTEKAESSNELCCLSTELSPALQLHSVQGDSSHDMAGPTLKIMEMSIED encoded by the exons tcAGAGCAACCTCTGTCCTTCCCAGATACGGTCCAACATGCGTATTTAAAGGACACTTGAGCACCAAAAGTAATG ctgcAGTAGACTGCTCGGTTCCATTAAGCATGAGTGCCAGCATCAAAT atttgttttccCCATCAGATGCAGACCAACAACGAAGAGAGAAACTCAAAAAGGAATTAGCACGATGTGAAAgggatttgaaattaaataaaacagcaaTGCAGGccaattctaaaaataattccaaGTCACTATTTAACACTCTACAAAAG CCCTCAGGAGAACCACAAGATGAAGATCTGTTAATTGGAGAAGTGAATGGATTTTCATCCTTTACAAGGTCACCAAGGTCACCAGTAACTTCTTCAGAGAGACTACACCTAAATCTACCTAAATCTGATAAAGTCCTCACAAATGGTACCGAGAAGAACTCCAGTTCCTCTGTGTTCAACGTGGATTACACTGCCTCTGGGCCCAGGAGAGCGTGCTCTGGAACTTCATATGGCAGAGGGCCCAAGAGCACATTCCCAAATACCCACCGGTTTCAGTTAGTTATTTCAAAAGCACCCAGTGGGGACCTTTTGGATAAACATTCTGAACTCTTTTCCAACAGACATTTGCCATTCACTCCACGCActttaaaaacagaagcaaagtCTTTCCTGTCACATTACCGATACTACACGCccgccaaaagaaaaaaagattttacagaCCAGCGGATAGAAGCTGAAACCCAGACTGAATTAAGCAG ctTTAAATCTGATTTTGAGACAGTTGACATCAAGAACTCCACAGATTCAGAAGAGAACACAAAGCAG GCATCTAATTGTATGACATATGATATCAAAGGAAAAATAGCTCCTTTACCCTTACAAGGGCATGACTTACCATGGGATGAGATTAAAGATGGCACACTTCAGTGTTCCTCACCAAG GGCAGTATGTCAGTATTCCCTGCAGCTTCCTCCAAAGAGAAAACTCCACTCTGA TGAAGAAGAACTGTTATATCTGAGTTTCATTGAAGATGTAACAGATGAAATTTTGAAACTTGGTTTATTTTCAAACag GTTTTTAGAACGCCTGTTTGAGcgacacataaaacaaaataaacatcatttGGAGGAG GAAAAAATGCGCCATCTGCTGCATGTCCTGAAGGTGGACTTAGGCTGCACATCCAGAGAAAACTCAGTAAAGCTGGATGATACTGATATGCTGAATTTACTTGATTTTGAACAGGCTGagaattcagaagaaaatgaagataaaagtaaACATGATACCACAATTCAGCAGGAACGTCAAGAATACCAAAAAGCTTTGGATATGTTATTGTCTGTACCAAAGGATGAGAACGAGAGCCTCTCTTCACCAAATGAATTTTTCCTGCCCATCTATAAATCAAAGTACTCAGAAGGGGTTATAATTCAACAAGTGAATGATGAAACAAATCTTGGACCTTCGGTTTGGGATGACAAAAATCCGAGTGTCTCCGACAGCTTAACGGTCCAAGAGACCTCTGTGAATGTCATTGAAGGGGATAGTGACACCGAAAAGGCAGAGAGTTCAAATGAATTATGTTGTCTTAGCACAGAACTCTCCCCGGCTCTTCAGCTTCACAGTGTCCAAGGTGACAGCAGTCATGACATGGCAGGACCAACTCTTAAAATCATGGAAATGAGCATTGAGGACTGA
- the SPATA7 gene encoding spermatogenesis-associated protein 7 isoform X1, translating into MDGSRRVRATSVLPRYGPTCVFKGHLSTKSNAFCTDSSSLRLSTLHLVKNHMAVHYNKILSAKAAVDCSVPLSMSASIKYLFSPSDADQQRREKLKKELARCERDLKLNKTAMQANSKNNSKSLFNTLQKPSGEPQDEDLLIGEVNGFSSFTRSPRSPVTSSERLHLNLPKSDKVLTNGTEKNSSSSVFNVDYTASGPRRACSGTSYGRGPKSTFPNTHRFQLVISKAPSGDLLDKHSELFSNRHLPFTPRTLKTEAKSFLSHYRYYTPAKRKKDFTDQRIEAETQTELSSFKSDFETVDIKNSTDSEENTKQASNCMTYDIKGKIAPLPLQGHDLPWDEIKDGTLQCSSPRAVCQYSLQLPPKRKLHSDEEELLYLSFIEDVTDEILKLGLFSNRFLERLFERHIKQNKHHLEEEKMRHLLHVLKVDLGCTSRENSVKLDDTDMLNLLDFEQAENSEENEDKSKHDTTIQQERQEYQKALDMLLSVPKDENESLSSPNEFFLPIYKSKYSEGVIIQQVNDETNLGPSVWDDKNPSVSDSLTVQETSVNVIEGDSDTEKAESSNELCCLSTELSPALQLHSVQGDSSHDMAGPTLKIMEMSIED; encoded by the exons tcAGAGCAACCTCTGTCCTTCCCAGATACGGTCCAACATGCGTATTTAAAGGACACTTGAGCACCAAAAGTAATG ctttttgcACTGACTCCTCCTCTCTCAGACTAAGTACTCTCCACCTGGTCAAGAATCACATGGCTGTTCACTATAATAAAATCCTTTCAGCCAAAG ctgcAGTAGACTGCTCGGTTCCATTAAGCATGAGTGCCAGCATCAAAT atttgttttccCCATCAGATGCAGACCAACAACGAAGAGAGAAACTCAAAAAGGAATTAGCACGATGTGAAAgggatttgaaattaaataaaacagcaaTGCAGGccaattctaaaaataattccaaGTCACTATTTAACACTCTACAAAAG CCCTCAGGAGAACCACAAGATGAAGATCTGTTAATTGGAGAAGTGAATGGATTTTCATCCTTTACAAGGTCACCAAGGTCACCAGTAACTTCTTCAGAGAGACTACACCTAAATCTACCTAAATCTGATAAAGTCCTCACAAATGGTACCGAGAAGAACTCCAGTTCCTCTGTGTTCAACGTGGATTACACTGCCTCTGGGCCCAGGAGAGCGTGCTCTGGAACTTCATATGGCAGAGGGCCCAAGAGCACATTCCCAAATACCCACCGGTTTCAGTTAGTTATTTCAAAAGCACCCAGTGGGGACCTTTTGGATAAACATTCTGAACTCTTTTCCAACAGACATTTGCCATTCACTCCACGCActttaaaaacagaagcaaagtCTTTCCTGTCACATTACCGATACTACACGCccgccaaaagaaaaaaagattttacagaCCAGCGGATAGAAGCTGAAACCCAGACTGAATTAAGCAG ctTTAAATCTGATTTTGAGACAGTTGACATCAAGAACTCCACAGATTCAGAAGAGAACACAAAGCAG GCATCTAATTGTATGACATATGATATCAAAGGAAAAATAGCTCCTTTACCCTTACAAGGGCATGACTTACCATGGGATGAGATTAAAGATGGCACACTTCAGTGTTCCTCACCAAG GGCAGTATGTCAGTATTCCCTGCAGCTTCCTCCAAAGAGAAAACTCCACTCTGA TGAAGAAGAACTGTTATATCTGAGTTTCATTGAAGATGTAACAGATGAAATTTTGAAACTTGGTTTATTTTCAAACag GTTTTTAGAACGCCTGTTTGAGcgacacataaaacaaaataaacatcatttGGAGGAG GAAAAAATGCGCCATCTGCTGCATGTCCTGAAGGTGGACTTAGGCTGCACATCCAGAGAAAACTCAGTAAAGCTGGATGATACTGATATGCTGAATTTACTTGATTTTGAACAGGCTGagaattcagaagaaaatgaagataaaagtaaACATGATACCACAATTCAGCAGGAACGTCAAGAATACCAAAAAGCTTTGGATATGTTATTGTCTGTACCAAAGGATGAGAACGAGAGCCTCTCTTCACCAAATGAATTTTTCCTGCCCATCTATAAATCAAAGTACTCAGAAGGGGTTATAATTCAACAAGTGAATGATGAAACAAATCTTGGACCTTCGGTTTGGGATGACAAAAATCCGAGTGTCTCCGACAGCTTAACGGTCCAAGAGACCTCTGTGAATGTCATTGAAGGGGATAGTGACACCGAAAAGGCAGAGAGTTCAAATGAATTATGTTGTCTTAGCACAGAACTCTCCCCGGCTCTTCAGCTTCACAGTGTCCAAGGTGACAGCAGTCATGACATGGCAGGACCAACTCTTAAAATCATGGAAATGAGCATTGAGGACTGA
- the SPATA7 gene encoding spermatogenesis-associated protein 7 isoform X4, with amino-acid sequence MDGSRRVRATSVLPRYGPTCVFKGHLSTKSNAAVDCSVPLSMSASIKYADQQRREKLKKELARCERDLKLNKTAMQANSKNNSKSLFNTLQKPSGEPQDEDLLIGEVNGFSSFTRSPRSPVTSSERLHLNLPKSDKVLTNGTEKNSSSSVFNVDYTASGPRRACSGTSYGRGPKSTFPNTHRFQLVISKAPSGDLLDKHSELFSNRHLPFTPRTLKTEAKSFLSHYRYYTPAKRKKDFTDQRIEAETQTELSSFKSDFETVDIKNSTDSEENTKQASNCMTYDIKGKIAPLPLQGHDLPWDEIKDGTLQCSSPRAVCQYSLQLPPKRKLHSDEEELLYLSFIEDVTDEILKLGLFSNRFLERLFERHIKQNKHHLEEEKMRHLLHVLKVDLGCTSRENSVKLDDTDMLNLLDFEQAENSEENEDKSKHDTTIQQERQEYQKALDMLLSVPKDENESLSSPNEFFLPIYKSKYSEGVIIQQVNDETNLGPSVWDDKNPSVSDSLTVQETSVNVIEGDSDTEKAESSNELCCLSTELSPALQLHSVQGDSSHDMAGPTLKIMEMSIED; translated from the exons tcAGAGCAACCTCTGTCCTTCCCAGATACGGTCCAACATGCGTATTTAAAGGACACTTGAGCACCAAAAGTAATG ctgcAGTAGACTGCTCGGTTCCATTAAGCATGAGTGCCAGCATCAAAT ATGCAGACCAACAACGAAGAGAGAAACTCAAAAAGGAATTAGCACGATGTGAAAgggatttgaaattaaataaaacagcaaTGCAGGccaattctaaaaataattccaaGTCACTATTTAACACTCTACAAAAG CCCTCAGGAGAACCACAAGATGAAGATCTGTTAATTGGAGAAGTGAATGGATTTTCATCCTTTACAAGGTCACCAAGGTCACCAGTAACTTCTTCAGAGAGACTACACCTAAATCTACCTAAATCTGATAAAGTCCTCACAAATGGTACCGAGAAGAACTCCAGTTCCTCTGTGTTCAACGTGGATTACACTGCCTCTGGGCCCAGGAGAGCGTGCTCTGGAACTTCATATGGCAGAGGGCCCAAGAGCACATTCCCAAATACCCACCGGTTTCAGTTAGTTATTTCAAAAGCACCCAGTGGGGACCTTTTGGATAAACATTCTGAACTCTTTTCCAACAGACATTTGCCATTCACTCCACGCActttaaaaacagaagcaaagtCTTTCCTGTCACATTACCGATACTACACGCccgccaaaagaaaaaaagattttacagaCCAGCGGATAGAAGCTGAAACCCAGACTGAATTAAGCAG ctTTAAATCTGATTTTGAGACAGTTGACATCAAGAACTCCACAGATTCAGAAGAGAACACAAAGCAG GCATCTAATTGTATGACATATGATATCAAAGGAAAAATAGCTCCTTTACCCTTACAAGGGCATGACTTACCATGGGATGAGATTAAAGATGGCACACTTCAGTGTTCCTCACCAAG GGCAGTATGTCAGTATTCCCTGCAGCTTCCTCCAAAGAGAAAACTCCACTCTGA TGAAGAAGAACTGTTATATCTGAGTTTCATTGAAGATGTAACAGATGAAATTTTGAAACTTGGTTTATTTTCAAACag GTTTTTAGAACGCCTGTTTGAGcgacacataaaacaaaataaacatcatttGGAGGAG GAAAAAATGCGCCATCTGCTGCATGTCCTGAAGGTGGACTTAGGCTGCACATCCAGAGAAAACTCAGTAAAGCTGGATGATACTGATATGCTGAATTTACTTGATTTTGAACAGGCTGagaattcagaagaaaatgaagataaaagtaaACATGATACCACAATTCAGCAGGAACGTCAAGAATACCAAAAAGCTTTGGATATGTTATTGTCTGTACCAAAGGATGAGAACGAGAGCCTCTCTTCACCAAATGAATTTTTCCTGCCCATCTATAAATCAAAGTACTCAGAAGGGGTTATAATTCAACAAGTGAATGATGAAACAAATCTTGGACCTTCGGTTTGGGATGACAAAAATCCGAGTGTCTCCGACAGCTTAACGGTCCAAGAGACCTCTGTGAATGTCATTGAAGGGGATAGTGACACCGAAAAGGCAGAGAGTTCAAATGAATTATGTTGTCTTAGCACAGAACTCTCCCCGGCTCTTCAGCTTCACAGTGTCCAAGGTGACAGCAGTCATGACATGGCAGGACCAACTCTTAAAATCATGGAAATGAGCATTGAGGACTGA
- the SPATA7 gene encoding spermatogenesis-associated protein 7 isoform X5, producing MDGSRRAAVDCSVPLSMSASIKYLFSPSDADQQRREKLKKELARCERDLKLNKTAMQANSKNNSKSLFNTLQKPSGEPQDEDLLIGEVNGFSSFTRSPRSPVTSSERLHLNLPKSDKVLTNGTEKNSSSSVFNVDYTASGPRRACSGTSYGRGPKSTFPNTHRFQLVISKAPSGDLLDKHSELFSNRHLPFTPRTLKTEAKSFLSHYRYYTPAKRKKDFTDQRIEAETQTELSSFKSDFETVDIKNSTDSEENTKQASNCMTYDIKGKIAPLPLQGHDLPWDEIKDGTLQCSSPRAVCQYSLQLPPKRKLHSDEEELLYLSFIEDVTDEILKLGLFSNRFLERLFERHIKQNKHHLEEEKMRHLLHVLKVDLGCTSRENSVKLDDTDMLNLLDFEQAENSEENEDKSKHDTTIQQERQEYQKALDMLLSVPKDENESLSSPNEFFLPIYKSKYSEGVIIQQVNDETNLGPSVWDDKNPSVSDSLTVQETSVNVIEGDSDTEKAESSNELCCLSTELSPALQLHSVQGDSSHDMAGPTLKIMEMSIED from the exons ctgcAGTAGACTGCTCGGTTCCATTAAGCATGAGTGCCAGCATCAAAT atttgttttccCCATCAGATGCAGACCAACAACGAAGAGAGAAACTCAAAAAGGAATTAGCACGATGTGAAAgggatttgaaattaaataaaacagcaaTGCAGGccaattctaaaaataattccaaGTCACTATTTAACACTCTACAAAAG CCCTCAGGAGAACCACAAGATGAAGATCTGTTAATTGGAGAAGTGAATGGATTTTCATCCTTTACAAGGTCACCAAGGTCACCAGTAACTTCTTCAGAGAGACTACACCTAAATCTACCTAAATCTGATAAAGTCCTCACAAATGGTACCGAGAAGAACTCCAGTTCCTCTGTGTTCAACGTGGATTACACTGCCTCTGGGCCCAGGAGAGCGTGCTCTGGAACTTCATATGGCAGAGGGCCCAAGAGCACATTCCCAAATACCCACCGGTTTCAGTTAGTTATTTCAAAAGCACCCAGTGGGGACCTTTTGGATAAACATTCTGAACTCTTTTCCAACAGACATTTGCCATTCACTCCACGCActttaaaaacagaagcaaagtCTTTCCTGTCACATTACCGATACTACACGCccgccaaaagaaaaaaagattttacagaCCAGCGGATAGAAGCTGAAACCCAGACTGAATTAAGCAG ctTTAAATCTGATTTTGAGACAGTTGACATCAAGAACTCCACAGATTCAGAAGAGAACACAAAGCAG GCATCTAATTGTATGACATATGATATCAAAGGAAAAATAGCTCCTTTACCCTTACAAGGGCATGACTTACCATGGGATGAGATTAAAGATGGCACACTTCAGTGTTCCTCACCAAG GGCAGTATGTCAGTATTCCCTGCAGCTTCCTCCAAAGAGAAAACTCCACTCTGA TGAAGAAGAACTGTTATATCTGAGTTTCATTGAAGATGTAACAGATGAAATTTTGAAACTTGGTTTATTTTCAAACag GTTTTTAGAACGCCTGTTTGAGcgacacataaaacaaaataaacatcatttGGAGGAG GAAAAAATGCGCCATCTGCTGCATGTCCTGAAGGTGGACTTAGGCTGCACATCCAGAGAAAACTCAGTAAAGCTGGATGATACTGATATGCTGAATTTACTTGATTTTGAACAGGCTGagaattcagaagaaaatgaagataaaagtaaACATGATACCACAATTCAGCAGGAACGTCAAGAATACCAAAAAGCTTTGGATATGTTATTGTCTGTACCAAAGGATGAGAACGAGAGCCTCTCTTCACCAAATGAATTTTTCCTGCCCATCTATAAATCAAAGTACTCAGAAGGGGTTATAATTCAACAAGTGAATGATGAAACAAATCTTGGACCTTCGGTTTGGGATGACAAAAATCCGAGTGTCTCCGACAGCTTAACGGTCCAAGAGACCTCTGTGAATGTCATTGAAGGGGATAGTGACACCGAAAAGGCAGAGAGTTCAAATGAATTATGTTGTCTTAGCACAGAACTCTCCCCGGCTCTTCAGCTTCACAGTGTCCAAGGTGACAGCAGTCATGACATGGCAGGACCAACTCTTAAAATCATGGAAATGAGCATTGAGGACTGA
- the SPATA7 gene encoding spermatogenesis-associated protein 7 isoform X2 yields the protein MDGSRRVRATSVLPRYGPTCVFKGHLSTKSNAFCTDSSSLRLSTLHLVKNHMAVHYNKILSAKAAVDCSVPLSMSASIKYADQQRREKLKKELARCERDLKLNKTAMQANSKNNSKSLFNTLQKPSGEPQDEDLLIGEVNGFSSFTRSPRSPVTSSERLHLNLPKSDKVLTNGTEKNSSSSVFNVDYTASGPRRACSGTSYGRGPKSTFPNTHRFQLVISKAPSGDLLDKHSELFSNRHLPFTPRTLKTEAKSFLSHYRYYTPAKRKKDFTDQRIEAETQTELSSFKSDFETVDIKNSTDSEENTKQASNCMTYDIKGKIAPLPLQGHDLPWDEIKDGTLQCSSPRAVCQYSLQLPPKRKLHSDEEELLYLSFIEDVTDEILKLGLFSNRFLERLFERHIKQNKHHLEEEKMRHLLHVLKVDLGCTSRENSVKLDDTDMLNLLDFEQAENSEENEDKSKHDTTIQQERQEYQKALDMLLSVPKDENESLSSPNEFFLPIYKSKYSEGVIIQQVNDETNLGPSVWDDKNPSVSDSLTVQETSVNVIEGDSDTEKAESSNELCCLSTELSPALQLHSVQGDSSHDMAGPTLKIMEMSIED from the exons tcAGAGCAACCTCTGTCCTTCCCAGATACGGTCCAACATGCGTATTTAAAGGACACTTGAGCACCAAAAGTAATG ctttttgcACTGACTCCTCCTCTCTCAGACTAAGTACTCTCCACCTGGTCAAGAATCACATGGCTGTTCACTATAATAAAATCCTTTCAGCCAAAG ctgcAGTAGACTGCTCGGTTCCATTAAGCATGAGTGCCAGCATCAAAT ATGCAGACCAACAACGAAGAGAGAAACTCAAAAAGGAATTAGCACGATGTGAAAgggatttgaaattaaataaaacagcaaTGCAGGccaattctaaaaataattccaaGTCACTATTTAACACTCTACAAAAG CCCTCAGGAGAACCACAAGATGAAGATCTGTTAATTGGAGAAGTGAATGGATTTTCATCCTTTACAAGGTCACCAAGGTCACCAGTAACTTCTTCAGAGAGACTACACCTAAATCTACCTAAATCTGATAAAGTCCTCACAAATGGTACCGAGAAGAACTCCAGTTCCTCTGTGTTCAACGTGGATTACACTGCCTCTGGGCCCAGGAGAGCGTGCTCTGGAACTTCATATGGCAGAGGGCCCAAGAGCACATTCCCAAATACCCACCGGTTTCAGTTAGTTATTTCAAAAGCACCCAGTGGGGACCTTTTGGATAAACATTCTGAACTCTTTTCCAACAGACATTTGCCATTCACTCCACGCActttaaaaacagaagcaaagtCTTTCCTGTCACATTACCGATACTACACGCccgccaaaagaaaaaaagattttacagaCCAGCGGATAGAAGCTGAAACCCAGACTGAATTAAGCAG ctTTAAATCTGATTTTGAGACAGTTGACATCAAGAACTCCACAGATTCAGAAGAGAACACAAAGCAG GCATCTAATTGTATGACATATGATATCAAAGGAAAAATAGCTCCTTTACCCTTACAAGGGCATGACTTACCATGGGATGAGATTAAAGATGGCACACTTCAGTGTTCCTCACCAAG GGCAGTATGTCAGTATTCCCTGCAGCTTCCTCCAAAGAGAAAACTCCACTCTGA TGAAGAAGAACTGTTATATCTGAGTTTCATTGAAGATGTAACAGATGAAATTTTGAAACTTGGTTTATTTTCAAACag GTTTTTAGAACGCCTGTTTGAGcgacacataaaacaaaataaacatcatttGGAGGAG GAAAAAATGCGCCATCTGCTGCATGTCCTGAAGGTGGACTTAGGCTGCACATCCAGAGAAAACTCAGTAAAGCTGGATGATACTGATATGCTGAATTTACTTGATTTTGAACAGGCTGagaattcagaagaaaatgaagataaaagtaaACATGATACCACAATTCAGCAGGAACGTCAAGAATACCAAAAAGCTTTGGATATGTTATTGTCTGTACCAAAGGATGAGAACGAGAGCCTCTCTTCACCAAATGAATTTTTCCTGCCCATCTATAAATCAAAGTACTCAGAAGGGGTTATAATTCAACAAGTGAATGATGAAACAAATCTTGGACCTTCGGTTTGGGATGACAAAAATCCGAGTGTCTCCGACAGCTTAACGGTCCAAGAGACCTCTGTGAATGTCATTGAAGGGGATAGTGACACCGAAAAGGCAGAGAGTTCAAATGAATTATGTTGTCTTAGCACAGAACTCTCCCCGGCTCTTCAGCTTCACAGTGTCCAAGGTGACAGCAGTCATGACATGGCAGGACCAACTCTTAAAATCATGGAAATGAGCATTGAGGACTGA